The segment AATTGGACATGTCGTTGAAACCCCAGCGGAAGGCTGCTTCCGAAATGGTCAGGCATGTCCCTTTACGCAGCTCGGAGGCGCAACGATCGAGGCGCTTTGCCAGGATGATCTGCCCCAAGGTCTCGCCGTGTTCTTCCAGCAGCTTGTGCAGGTAGCGGGTCGATATTCCGAAATGAGCCGCGACCTTGGCGGGTGAGATCTCCGGGTCTGCGAAGTTAAGCTCGACATAGCGTAGAACAGACTGACGAAGGGGTGACCTGAAGGTCCGGCGGCGATCGTCGTCACGCTCGGGCGTCGAGGCTCGAAGCGACATGGCAACAAGGTCGATGATTGTCTTCGTCATATTGATCGAGCTGTGGCGCAGATTCTCGAGGTTTCGGGCGATGGATGCCAGAAAATCGACAACGACCTTGCCGATGGGTGTGCGGTCCGTGACTGTGCGCGCCACGAATTCGTGGCCGACATGGGAATCAAACATATGCTTCGGGATCTTGAACGCATATTGTTCCCAAGTGTCGCTCGTATAGTCGAGAAGAAACGGTTCGGACGAATCGACGATGGTGAACTCCCCAGGCATCGTGATGGCATCGCGGTTTCCCTGACGGATGCGGCATGTGCCGGCCACTTGCAGATTGAGGAAACAATAGGCATTCGTGTCGCGGCGTATGCCGCTTGTCGTGCGTGCAATGGTCTGTTTCAGCGACGCGATATTCGAAATGCCGATTTCGTCGAACGGGTGATCGGTTACAGCACCTCGGAAGTCCATTTTGGACGGTGTTTCTGGATCGAGCGCGACATAGACGTTGCACAGAACG is part of the Agrobacterium vitis genome and harbors:
- a CDS encoding helix-turn-helix domain-containing protein codes for the protein MRSFDLGEIRTAERFSYWRDVLCNVYVALDPETPSKMDFRGAVTDHPFDEIGISNIASLKQTIARTTSGIRRDTNAYCFLNLQVAGTCRIRQGNRDAITMPGEFTIVDSSEPFLLDYTSDTWEQYAFKIPKHMFDSHVGHEFVARTVTDRTPIGKVVVDFLASIARNLENLRHSSINMTKTIIDLVAMSLRASTPERDDDRRRTFRSPLRQSVLRYVELNFADPEISPAKVAAHFGISTRYLHKLLEEHGETLGQIILAKRLDRCASELRKGTCLTISEAAFRWGFNDMSNFSRAFRRRFGVAPRDYRQ